One window of Mauremys reevesii isolate NIE-2019 linkage group 4, ASM1616193v1, whole genome shotgun sequence genomic DNA carries:
- the NUCKS1 gene encoding nuclear ubiquitous casein and cyclin-dependent kinase substrate 1, which produces MSRPVRNRKVVDYSQFQESDDADEDYGRDSGPPAKKIRSSPREAKNKRRPGKNSQEDSEDSEEKDVKTKKDDSHSPDEDFGSEDDDLGADDGKADSDYESSQKSKKAKKAKPEKNKRASKSRKRAAEDSEDEKEDHKNVRQQRQAASKAASKQREMLMDDVGSEEEEQEEEEAPFQEKDSGSDEDFLMEDDDDSDYGSSKKNKKKVAKKSKPERKEKKMPKPRLKATVTPSPVKGKGKAGRPTASKASKEKTPSPKEEDEEPESPPEKKKKSASPPPEKSGDEGSEDEAASGED; this is translated from the exons gaaCAGGAAGGTGGTCGATTATTCACAGTTTCAGGAATCAGACGATGCTG ATGAAGATTATGGAAGAGATTCTGGCCCTCCAGCCAAGAAAATTCGTTCATCTCCCCGGGAGGCTAAAAATAAGAGGCGGCCTGGAAAGAATTCTCAGGAGGACAG TGAGGATTCAGAAGAAAAAGATGTGAAGACCAAGAAAGATGATTCACACTCACCAG ATGAAGACTTTGGCAGTGAGGATGATGACTTAGGAGCAGATGATGGCAAAGCTGACAGTGACTATGAGAGCTctcaaaaaagcaaaaaagcaaaaaaagccAAACCTGAAAAGAACAAGAGAGCCTCCAAATCCAGGAAAAGGGCTGCAG AGGACAGTGAGGATGAGAAAGAAGACCACAAAAACGTGCGCCAGCAGCGGCAGGCAGCATCCAAAGCAGCTTCCAAGCAACGAGAGATGCTTATGGATGATGTGGGCAGTGAGGAggaagagcaggaggaggaggaggcaccaTTCCAGGAGA AAGATTCTGGCAGTGATGAAGACTTCCTCatggaagatgatgatgatagtGATTATGgcagttcaaaaaagaacaaaaaaaaggtGGCCAAGAAATCCAAGccagagaggaaagaaaagaaaatgcctAAGCCCAGGCTAAAGGCTACAG TGACACCCAGTCCGGTGAAAGGCAAAGGGAAAGCAGGTCGCCCCACAGCTTCAAAGGCATCAAAAGAGAAGACCCCATCTCCTAAAGAAGAAGATGAAGAGCCTGAGAGCCccccagaaaagaaaaaaaaatcagccagcCCTCCACCAGAGAAATCGGGGGATGAAGGGTCTGAAGATGAAGCAGCCTCTGGTGAAGATTAA